A window from Schistosoma haematobium chromosome 1, whole genome shotgun sequence encodes these proteins:
- a CDS encoding hypothetical protein (EggNog:ENOG410V5YB~COG:I) yields the protein MMAFVVLQVSAPYSRTVLTFVLKILTLVLVDSCFEFQMFLSCKYAALALPIRAFTSASDPPCSSMMLPKYVKVFTSSKSSPSIVIGLVHSVLYRRMLLFPLCILRPIAAEAAATLFVFSCICCCVWDRRARSSAKSRSSNCILDVHCIPRFPSDVDVFMIQSITRRKRKGESKQPCLTPVFTLNDFVNCPPCTILQCNPSYEFCMILTIF from the coding sequence atgatggcttttgtagttctccaggtttctgccccatacagtagaactgtcttgacatttgtattgaaaatcctgaccttggtgttggttgacagttgctttgagttccagatgttcctcagttgtaaatatgctgctcttgctttgccgatccgcgccttcacatctgcatcagatccaccctgttcatcaatgatgctgcccaaatatgtaaaggtttttacatcttccaaatcttctccgtcaattgtgattggattggtgcattctgtgttgtatcggagaatgctgcttttccctttgtgtatattgagacctattgctgctgaggctgctgccacactgtttgtcttctcctgcatctgttgttgcgtttgggatagaagggccagatcatctgcgaagtctagatcatccaactgcatcttagatgtccattgtatcccgcgctttccttcagacgttgacgtcttcatgatccagtcgatcaccaggagaaagagaaagggtgagagtaagcaaccttgcctaacaccggtcttcactttgaacgactttgtcaactgtcctccatgcacgattttgcagtgtaatccatcatatgagttctgtatgatattgactatcttctga